In Argiope bruennichi chromosome 4, qqArgBrue1.1, whole genome shotgun sequence, the sequence CTGAGAGTgtggttaaaataaaataatataagcgAGGGGTTATATTCCTTAATCCACTCGCCATGTGAAATTAACCCAAAATTATGAAACAGTTACTAACAGTTATTTGCAATGACCATTTAGCtagaaggaaataattttctttaataaaatcaatgtttgagggtttatgttaaaaaatgaattatcactataatgattaattaataatttttttaaaaatttatactatcatcctatttaattatgaatatagattacaaaatttacatagattacaaaattacaaaaaaagcatgcattttgATGTTAGAATGGTATTATACATATCTTATTTGAATTGCTGGCGATGagtcattcttttttaaaaaaagaaaaatatttttcatcaaaacttttttaaccttaatttaattaatattcatttttttaaaaaatttcgttaatatagaaaaaaagcttaatatttgcaaatgtatgtctcaaatatttattttaatagtatttgtatttaaaatgtaatcaaatatgtatcgaaatttgaaataaaaaattttaatatatatccgGATTTCAAATTGTTTcctaaagaaaattgtaaaataatccatctaatttcattttttaaaaataaatacctcaACAAAAAAGAtaagttttccaaaaatattataactttattatgaAAGTGAACAAATTAAAATCATCTATAAATTCCTTCAGAACTTTGAAATTCTGAGTGAAATTTtgcacataaatttttaaaagcagaaggcCTCATTCTTAATTAAAAGCATTCCCTTAAAATAACATGATACTGTATTGTATTTCTCCGATCATCATAAAttccatgtaaaatatttttaaaaatcctaaaccattaaatatttatatttattttatactaatactatatatatatatatatatatatatatatatatatatatatatatatatatatatatatatatatatatatatatatatatatatatatatatatgtatatatatatatggaaattcTTTCAGTGGTTcacttttaagtaatttttttgctttttattcatgaaacccctttttaaattaaatgtttttagtaCATTTCTCTTACATTTTTCTGTTATCTCCAAACCGAATTAAATTAAACACCTACGATTCAGATTTAAAATGGTTGAGTTTACAATTTcttctggaaattttaaaatttattgcggagaatcattattaaatagtcgtaaatatttctacaatgataacaaaaatttgattcaggGTACCTATCTAAGacacaaaaaaagtattaatatcaatcattaaaaaaaactttcatcaaCAGAATGTctctgattttttaaacttttattttacttctaaaatacttttaaaatttgagaaaacccACTGATTAACCGAACTCAaagaatattatcaaaaaatttatgttgtttttatttacaataaattttatgatcattaataaaagtaaatgttgaatcgttcttttttaatcatgagatttttttaagttataatactTAATTTGGTTATTACTATCATCATCAATGTTATAAACGTCATTATACAACTCTTAAGTGTGTTCAAATCGCCATTTGTAAGAAAAGATCAAATTTAAGTAGAAATTCATGTAAATAACCTCACTTACATGTAATCGCATCGTCCTCTATAGCTGGAGGAAAAAAATTGTGCGTACTCAGTATCACCCACATGCGATCATCTATCACTACTCTCATCAGTGAAAttggaataaaacttttaattttttcttatttgagaATTCTTTCTTCGCTCATTCCTCTTTAAATGGCAATTACTAAATTCAGAAAGACTGTGAAGTGGAGTTTAAGAAAGGTAGTCagtattagtttattaatttttattcaataagaacCATATACAATTATTTAGAACAATACATTTcacttaaaacaataattaaaaatagatatgtaAGGTTTTAAGTACAGTCGCTGGCATGTGAACATACTGCTTAGCAATAGAAATGTAATTTCATAAGTAACTATAATGTTCTTTGGAATATCATATCATTAATCAGTAAAATACATCTAGAACTGCGATTGTTTGCAATTAGaacaatcatatttatttaatatttctcagcATTCCTCCCTTTGAGCGTATTGTGAAATGCTATCTTAGTGAAGCAATTATATAACAATCTAATactattgaaaattgaaatttaattttaattgtcagAAGAGTCAGCGGTAGTCAGAAGATTCAAGCATTTTAAGGCTCTAGGCAGTAAGGTAGTATAGCCTTTGTAGTGAGGCAATGTATCAGTGggcctttttattaatattataatcaatttttcttcgTATTTAAGCACCGTTTTAACTAAATTAACATGTTATTATTATGTTGAAGgctatcttttttattttggtaactttataaacatatatatttcctattgtttattcatttattatgattCCTAATTGGTAGACATTAGAGTTTGTACTGTAATGTTATTTAAGTAGACGCTCAGTGTTTATACATGCTACAATAACTAAGTGGATGTAATCTGCTAAATTGTCaaaaaaaggcattattttataattcatagaatttataatttttacacctTTCAGTtgttaattagtttaataatatcttttttaatttatctccGACACCCCTCAGCCCTCCGGCCTTACACCGGTGACtatttgaaaatatgcatttgagaagggtttagataaaaaaaaaaaacaaattcgcAACGAAGGTTTTCGCATTAGAAAAGGAATGTCCTATCAGCAACTGTCTTGTCTGTGAACAACCAaagattatttcagaaataaataccCAAAAAATCCTCCATCAAGTAATTCATtcagaaatgtttaaaagaaatccatCATAACTTTGACTTCCTTATAACGTTTTCAATCATTGTCTCCTAAATAACATATTGATATTGTCCAAAAGGAGACCCCACATTTACTTGAGCAGAACCTTGACTGCCACCACCACTGGCCACCACATAATCTTTTACTGGATCACTGTCGGACACATAAGTAACTGATGAACTGGCAGCAGGTGAAGGTGACTGTTGTAGTGGTACTCCAGTGGGTCCGAGAGCCAGTGCAACAGGGTCCGGCTCCTGCTCTTTTGTTATAATTACACTTGCCGGATTGGAGGCAATCACTCCAGGCTCGTTGGTGAGAACTTCAGCTCGATATCCGGCTTCGTCAGCGACATATGTAACAATCCGGATTAGACCGTTTCTTGTGGTGTAACCGTAAGATCCGGTACGGGTACCGTTGATGTAACCTTTCTCTCTATAAAATGATGCCCCACCCGTCAGCTGGTTCTCGTTGTAGCCCATGTCATAGTTGCCCTGTGcctacaaaagaatttatttatgtaataaaaacaaataatttgagaCGCACaatagcaaataattttgattcttctTAGATATCTCAATATAAACAAAGAATAggaatctttttttgaaaaaggaagcGTTAAGATGGCTTATGCAGGCTCAGTACAAaatgatttcattcatttagccttatatttataaaaaaaaatgttgtcatgTGCCAAGATTTTAGTATTCAACATTGATATCTTAATAATCACACAAAGATCgataaacttttcaattttttatgattttatttctaatttttttaatgataatgaattGCATTAATCTACTTTTCATTATCAaatgagttttctttttaatttagaaacgtcattttttttctccgttCAGTTTTAATATGCATGTTATGACTAAACTTttcagcagaaaaataaaatgtcccTTTTAGTgcaaacttttgaataaattatagaaGAGATTACATTAGAATTGACAGTGAATTAATtatacagaagaagaaaaatgtcCATTAATTTGGGGGGAATTGTACCGAATCTTTCTAAATTTGCATGCATatccaaaaagataaaatatgatactatatttaggaaaaaaactGTCCAACCTTTAAGATTTTTGAGAAGAGACTCCTTTTACTTCCAAGTATGCAGTTACGTTATATACAAAAGGTGAAAACAggtacataaagaaataaaatttctttaacctacacacaaaaacaaattactcaaaaaatgcataaaagagtttgaatttgaattaatgaaaaagaataagtATTAAGCTATCAAAAgcatttaaagttcttttttaattgatCGAAATTATCCTTTCATTAATATGTGTGTATCTTAAAGaccatttcaaaaatagaaagaaaaaaaaaacagaaatggaTTCAACCACGTggtcttaaaaaaaatttgcgtGTCCTGGGCTAAAATAATTTGACGGCCCATCAAAACTGTAACCCTGAATTTGGATATCTATGATCCAATATCCCACAAAAACAGTTGTGAAGGAAAACAACACGACCTATTCTCTGAAATTATGTCTTGAAACTTTATCAGGAGACGGCTtttcaaaatgagatttttttatcccttttgaCAACCCGACcgtataaataattaatgtcaaggattaaattaaaataataatattcataaaaataatttttaaactaatatttgtaTCTACTTAGCTTTATAAAATAGATAGCTTTATGGTTACAATTCTTAatcgcattttaaatttaaacatatttaaaattataataaaactaatttttttaattcaaaattaaaatgaaatcagtataataaatttttatgcgtCTTTAAAATAATAGCACTTCTAAGCTACCGCATAATTAACCATTTGGATATCAGGTCCTAAACTCAACACTTCAGATacacgactttttttttttttttttgctagtaaAAACTTTGGtctttttctcataataatagtaaaagaatgaatatcttttatatttgttttaaacatacttcctatattatgaaaaaaaaaatgcgcataCAAATAAATGggcataaaatacatataaaatattcacttaaaaatatgtatataaagaattttctcaTATGCGTAAAATATTGATAATGTGAAACTATAATTTTGACTTCAAAGAACTTACATCTATATTTCTAATTGTAGTTAACGTATCTTTTCCATCTAGACCAACAGGTATTGTCATTTCTTGAGTTTTCACGGCCACTACGACCATAGCAAAGCCTAAAATAAATACTTCGacctaaaataaaaagaaacattagtctcatagaattattttaacagtCATTCTTTGCTACAGAAATGTTCCTTCAAACCAttagaacaatttaaatttttttaaatctgaaaatggatacataatttgaatttaacacTTCAGTGAGATATTGGGTTTaagcttaatataaataaaagcttttgtGAGTATTTACGTATGTAGATTTATATGTATGTTCAGcatccccccccccacctttAAATAATGAACCAATTTCATAACGATTCGGTATAATTCGATTGTATTCGGTATAATTCGATTTGTATAATGATTCTTCAATACAAGAGAAGGAATACTATCTCATTTTTAAAgagcaaaagttaattaaatattcaattaattagaaattaatagaaattttgcagtttatctgcagaattttgaagcaaatattgTTGCAAGAAATAGTTCAATACTCTCTTAAAATTCTAAACTTCACCATTCCAATGATATCAATTCCATttctgtacaatatttttttttcaattgtaattaatttttttttattcaaagaataaaaattaataataatattgaactaataacattattttttaaatttctgtttattttaatatatatttttatcgaaCTTTCATTTGCTTCTATGCAGTTATTTAACGATACCTAAACGTTACGCATAAGTCTTTAACGAagacaagaaaattaaaactctaGAGGAAGTCCtcacaaaatgcaaaatataaacatttcaatgatataaattttatttttgttcagttttcctacaatttttattaattccttagAAAATTTAACTCAGATAGTttagaaataaggaaatttgtCGTACTGCTTTACGgtacaatgttaaaattttgaactactctaatttttttttaaatctctcttttattttatacattatacattaatcttttattattatttcaaatggcattaaaatagtgatttaaaattgTCTAAAAGCAAACATAGGTCAATTGCTCATATGGAGGCAGGAAAAATAAGACTTTTCTCAACAAATGAAACAAACGCTCAACGACAACAGCAACTTCAAGTTATGAGAAACAATCAAACTTTTGATTGTTTTCAATAATAACTTCGGAGGAAATTATTCcacataaaacattaataaatcatcttaaaattcaaaatggttATCTTcccaattatattaatttcatttctgagcAAATATTTCACtcgatattattttttcttaatttagcgcAGACGATTCtgaagtaagaaaatttataagTGCACCTCTTTCAAGGCAATGTTAAGACTTCGAACTACTCTACcactacttttttaaatttcttttttattttaatacatatcagttgacattattttttaaattttaaaatagagatttAATGATACCAAAAGAAAGCTAAGTACCGCTTAAATTCAAACGAATgctcgaaaaataattttttcatgaataaacgaaatatattctaatgttaatgaacaagaaaatatatatatgaagagctattaataaaacaa encodes:
- the LOC129966144 gene encoding adult-specific rigid cuticular protein 15.7-like yields the protein MKVEVFILGFAMVVVAVKTQEMTIPVGLDGKDTLTTIRNIDAQGNYDMGYNENQLTGGASFYREKGYINGTRTGSYGYTTRNGLIRIVTYVADEAGYRAEVLTNEPGVIASNPASVIITKEQEPDPVALALGPTGVPLQQSPSPAASSSVTYVSDSDPVKDYVVASGGGSQGSAQVNVGSPFGQYQYVI